One stretch of Psilocybe cubensis strain MGC-MH-2018 chromosome 6, whole genome shotgun sequence DNA includes these proteins:
- a CDS encoding ATP-binding cassette transporter abc4, which produces MTSIFVNQAGDGVGGTQLQFYEAGDAFWKDPRYIPLLLSGIFSFSQLTHAVCSRFKYGRRPNEAAASTEERRGFLARWRWHIHLHGGYVIYAYMVARLVGSVALLYIFFTTAIADCEKAAGNNGWTFFPLCVQTALTIAHAYATLLAVTTFSLNFRPLAPARFHVTILCSILAIYAYRDIWPLANYGSVPKDQAEGNILWVKIALLVVTGVIIPLFIPHPYVPVDPKNPSPVPNPEQTASWISALTYTYADPIIILANKVAHLRHDQLPPLSDYDFAQYLSESAAKVCIVFHGLMSFVAPIGINKTLNYLENRQFGTDSSVKPWVWVLFMFVGPVAQSGFEHWNLYIQTQARVRLQAVLTQLFFEHSLRIRMKAETSNDGVESTPTPSEAGDNRSVVGGESIASVEETGPNQSREDAESQITQASTAVGTTEASASTVQDNTPESSGQAKPQADEGPPVKKSSGDAENLIGKINNLVTSDLENMVEGCDFPSFIILVPLQITFAIIFLYNILGWSAIAGLFTTIALSPIAGYFGKIVQDVQVTKMKLTDARVQTISEAVGVLRMIKLFGWEGKMTNRLDAKREEELSWLWKLKQLRLVNELSSMLAPMLSMMVTYASYTVVMKEGLTASKIFSSMAVFSILQEQLHRISWQYSLLIEAKVSLDRANSFLQNSELLDRYAKQHDPSSSFLLPEEEADDERATEIGFKNATFSWSDEENDGSLTPSSRKYRLHVEGELLFKRNCINLIIGPTGSGKTSMLMALLGEMHFLPSQADSWYNLPRAGGIAYAAQESWVQNATIRENIVFGSPFDEERYAQVIKQCALEHDLTLFDAGDNTEVGERGLTLSGGQKARVTLARAIYSSAEIILLDDVLAALDVHTSAWIIDNCFRGDLVKGRTILLVTHNVALAGPVAEYIITMGLDGSIVTRHNEVTPLTKVEEVLAENIDDAAEISQEEHADKAAPTAAKDGKLVMAEEIVQGHITWKSIKLLLSGLAGNRPIVFCLLWIGGLIASESISMFSPWFLGLWGSQYERHAPSDVNLLYYLSIFATVLLLRLTIYAAVNFYYQWRSVKASKVIHAKIVDSVFSSTLRWLDETPTARIIARCTQDIRTVDGPISQSLMWVVQQFIGMFISLGSIVLFTPVFLLPGVVVAISGIVVGNLYLKAQLSLKREMSNARSPLLAHFSAAIHGLVSIRAYGAQRAFAHESYKRINHYSRTARTSWTINRWVGFRIDTLGALFTSALALYLVYASSTNAANTGFSLNMAVRFCLYIFWLIRIFNELEVESNSLERIQGYIDIEHEPKPTPSGLPPAAWPMSGDVRVENLSARYSQTGPKVLHNLSFHISSVGRTGSGKSSLTLALLRCILTEGTVFYDGIATNTLNLDALRSNITIIPQTPELLSGTLRQNLDPFDQNDDATLNDALRASGLFSLQEEAGEASLTLDSKIAGGGNNLSVGQRQIIALARAMVRGSKLLILDEATSAIDYKTDAVIQSTLRSKLGADVTVITVAHRLQTIMDADKIMVLDNGKIAEFDSPRILLERPQGILRALVDGSGDQAILHELAGYKERET; this is translated from the exons ATGACCTCGATCTTTGTCAACCAGGCCGGAGACGGTGTTGGGGGTACACAACTTCAATTTTACGAGGCTGGCGACGC CTTTTGGAAGGACCCACGATACATACCCTTGCTTCTATCCGGaattttctccttctcccagTTGACGCACGCTGTGTGCAGCCGCTTCAAGTACGGAAGGAGACCAAACGAGGCAGCCGCGTCAACGGAGGAGCGTAGGGGATTTCTTGCAAGGTGGCGCTGGCACATTCATTTACATGGAGGATATGTAATCTATGCGTATATGGTTGCTCGTTTGGTGGGTTCGGTCGCGTTACTGTATATTTTCTTTACTACCGCCATTGCCGACTGCGAGAAGGCCGCTGGGAACAATGGGTGGACGTTTTTTCCGTTATGTGTTCAGACAGCTCTGACCATTGCACAT GCCTACGCGACCTTATTAGCCGTAACAACCTTCTCCCTGAATTTCAGGCCATTAGCTCCAGCCAGATTCCATGTCACCATTCTCTGTTCCATTCTTGCAATATACGCTTACCGCGATATCTGGCCCCTGGCAAACTATGGCTCAGTTCCAAAAGATCAAGCGGAAGGGAATATCCTCTGGGTTAAGATTGCGCTTCTTGTCGTCACAGGAGTGATCATTCCTTTGTTCATACCCCATCCATATGTTCCAGTGGACCCTAAG AATCCTTCTCCTGTTCCCAACCCCGAGCAAACTGCTTCATGGATCTCAGCATTAACATATACATACGCGGACCCTATTATCATTTTGGCAAACAAGGTCGCTCATCTTCGACACGACCAGTTGCCACCGCTATCCGATTACGACTTTGCTCAGTATCTTTCGGAAAGCGCTGCCAAGGTATG TATTGTATTTCACGGGTTAATGAGTTTTGTTGCCCCTATCGGCATCAACAAGACACTCAA CTATCTGGAAAACCGTCAATTCGGTACCGATTCTTCTGTAAAACCCTGGGTCTGGGTCTTATTCATGTTCGTCGGGCCCGTCGCGCAGTCTGGTTTTGAGCATTGGAATCTTTATATCCAAACCCAGGCTCGAGTGCGTCTGCAAGCAGTGTTGACTCAGCTCTTCTTTGAGCACAGTCTGCGCATCAGGATGAAAGCTGAAACTTCAAATGACGGTGTCGAATCCACACCGACGCCGTCCGAGGCAGGGGATAATCGCAGTGTCGTAGGTGGCGAGAGCATTGCATCGGTGGAGGAAACGGGGCCAAATCAAAGCCGCGAGGATGCTGAGAGTCAGATTACGCAGGCTTCGACTGCTGTCGGGACCACCGAAGCGTCGGCTTCTACTGTGCAAGATAACACGCCTGAGAGTTCTGGACAGGCAAAACCCCAAGCGGATGAAGGGCCCCCAGTGAAGAAGAGCTCCGGGGATGCCGAGAATCTTATCGGGAAGATTAACAATTTGGTAACGAGCGACCTGGAAAATATGGTGGAGGGCTGCGATTTCCCTTCATTTA TTATTCTTGTACCATTGCAGATCACATTTGCGATTATCTTCCTCTATAATATTCTTGGTTGGAG TGCCATAGCTGGTCTCTTTACTACTATTGCCCTTAGTCCTATCGCTGGCTATTTTGGGAAAATCGTTCAGGACGTACAAGTGACGAAAATGAAGCTT ACTGACGCCAGGGTTCAGACCATTTCTGAGG CTGTCGGAGTTCTGCGTATGATTAAATTATTTGGTTGGGAAGGGAAGATGACGAATCGCTTGGATGCtaagcgtgaagaagagctTTCGTGGCTTTGGAAACTAAAG CAACTCAGGCTCGTCAATGAACTATCCAG CATGCTCGCTCCAATGTTATCAATGATGGTCACCTATGCATCTTACACTGTGGTTATGAAAGAAGGTCTAACTG CATCTAAAATTTTCTCGAGCATGGCCGTTTTCTCTATTCTCCAGGAACAACTCCACAGAATATCCTGGCAGTATTCTTTGTTGATTGAAG CCAAGGTTTCCTTAGATCGCGCCAACTCCTTTTTGCAGAACAGCGAACTTCTGGACAGGTATGCAAAGCAGCATGATCCGTCCTCGTCATTCCTTTTGCCCGAAGAGGAAGCCGACGATGAACGTGCAACGGAGATTGGCTTCAAGAATGCGACGTTCTCCTGGTCTGATGAGGAGAACGATGGATCACTTACCCCTTCAAGCAGGAAGTACAGACTTCATGTCGAAGGAGAGTTGTTATTCAAACGAAATTGTATTAATTTGATCATTGGACCTAC CGGTTCCGGAAAGACGTCTATGCTTATGGCTTTGTTAG GCGAGATGCACTTCTTACCCTCGCAAGCCGACTCCTGGTATAACCTTCCTCGAGCGGGCGGCATTGCATATGCTGCGCAAGAATCATGGGTTCAAAACGCAACGATTCGTGAGAATATTGTCTTCGGGTCTCCATTCGATGAAGAGCGCTACGCGCAAG TAATAAAACAATGTGCTCTGGAACACGATCTTACTCTCTTCGATGCTGGTGATAATACGGAGGTCGGTGAACGAGGTTTGACATTGAG CGGTGGCCAAAAG GCCCGAGTCACACTTGCGAGAGCTATCTACTCGTCGGCAGAAATCATCCTCTTGGATGATGTGCTTGCCGCGTTGGATGTCCATAC GTCGGCTTGGATCATCGATAATTGTTTCCGAGGAGACCTTGTGAAAGGCCGTACGATCTTGTTGGTT ACTCATAATGTCGCTTTGGCCGGACCCGTTGCAGAATATATCATTACTATGGGGTTGGATGGCAGCATCGTTACTCGCCATAATGAAGTTACTCCCCTAACAAAAGTCGAAGAAGTTCTGGCTGAAAATATCGACGATGCGGCGGAGATCTCTCAGGAGGAACACGCTGACAAGGCGGCACCCACAGCAGCTAAAGATGGCAAGCTTGTTATGGCGGAAGAAATCGTTCAGGGTCATATCACATGGAAATCTATCAAATTGCTCCTGTCAGGACTAGCCGGAAACCGGCCTATCGTATTTTGTCTACTCTGGATTGGAGGATTGATTGCATCTGAAAGCATCTCTATGTTCTCGCCGTGGTTCCTTGGTTTATGGGGATCTCAATATGAAAGACACGCACCATCTGATGTCAACCTTCTATA TTACCTATCCATCTTTGCAACCGTTCTTTTGTTGCGGCTCACCATATACGCTGCAGTGAACTTCTACTACCAGTGGCGCTCCGTCAAAGCGTCAAAGGTTATACATGCAAAGATCGTTGATTCAGTATTTTCGAGTACATTGCG GTGGCTGGATGAGACACCCACAGCTCGTATCATCGCGCGATGTACCCAAGATATCCGTACCGTTGACGGTCCAATTTCACAGTCGCTCATGTGGGTTGTACAGCAATTCATTGGGATGTTCATCTCTCTAGGGAGCATAGTGTTATTTACGCcagtttttttgctgccTGGTGTCGTGGTCGCGATATCTGGAATTGTCGTGGGAAACTTATACCTAAAAGCCCAGCTTTCCCTCAAGAGAGAGATGAG CAATGCACGATCCCCGTTGTTGGCTCACTTCAGCGCTGCAATCCATGGCCTTG TCTCGATTCGCGCGTATGGCGCACAGAGGGCTTTTGCTCATGAGTCATACAAACGCATCAACCATTACTCTCGCACAGCTCGAACATCATGGACCATCAATAGATGGGTCGGGTTCCGAATTGATACACTGGGCGCATTGTTCACATCGGCACTCGCACTATATCTCGTATATGCATCCAGTACTAACGCAGCGAACACCGGATTTTCACTCAATATGGCTGTTAGGTTCTGTCTCTACATCTTTTGGCTGATTCGGATTTTCAATGAACTTGAGGTGGAGTCGAACAG CTTGGAGCGTATACAAGGGTACATTGATATCGAGCACGAGCCCAAACCGACACCATCTGGGTTGCCACCTGCCGCCTGGCCAATGAGTGGTGATGTCCGCGTCGAAAATCTATCTGCTCGTTATTCTCAG ACTGGTCCCAAAGTTCTGCACAATCTTTCGTTCCACATTTCTTCCG TCGGCCGCACTGGCAGCGGAAAG AGTTCCCTTACCCTCGCTCTGTTGAGGTGCATCCTGACGGAGGGCACTGTGTTTTATGATGGCATTGCTACCAACACTCTTAACCTTGATGCATTGAGGTCGAATATCACAATTATTCCGCAAACA CCCGAACTTCTCAGCG GCACCCTTCGTCAAAATCTCGATCCTTTCGATCAAAATGATGATGCTACTTTGAACGATGCTCTTCGAGCTTCTGGCTTGTTCTCGTTGCAGGAAGAAGCAGGGGAAGCCAGTCTCACTTTGGATAGTAAAATTGCAGGTGGTGGAAACAACCTTTCAGTTGGTCAGAGACAGATCATTGCACTCGCCAGGGCCATGGTTCGCGGTAGCAAGTTATTGATTCTGGATGAAG CAACATCGGCGATTG ACTATAAAACGGATGCTGTGATTCAGAGTACTCTCCGGAGTAAGCTTGGTGCCGATGTGACTGTGATCACTGTTGCCCATAGGCTCCAGACAATAATGGACGCCGACAAAATT ATGGTTCTTGATAACGGAAAAATT GCCGAATTTGACTCCCCGAGAATTTTGTTAGAACGCCCACAAGGCATCCTTCGAGCATTAGTCGATGGAAGCGGAGATCAAGCAATTCTACACGAATTGGCAGGATacaaagagagagagacttGA
- a CDS encoding ATP-binding cassette transporter abc4, with amino-acid sequence MDSWYNLPREGGVAYAAQESWVQNQTIRENILFGSSYDEIRYQKVINQCALKHDLELFEAGDNTEVGEKGLTLSGGQKARLTLARAVYSSAEILLLDDILAALDVHTAKAVVNDCLKGDLTHHVTLTTPISDYIVSVGLDGVARGAGSDISGAISQGIDLEADENDQLENKAETTVGEEVGKNGKLILAEEIEQGRDFGGPSMKIKTRPMSSFHTALILSALVSTLYNSATIRASRSVNDQLVESILTSTFRWLDETPLSRIVARCTGDIATVDGSIQNSFYFVVEIMTCMMVQLAIPAVVAPMILGPGLLVAIAGVYVANTYLKAQLSVQREMSNARAPVLAHFGAAMTGLTSIRAYGAQELLKAESLRRIDHYSKIARVSYNLNRWLSIRIDFIGAFFTGGVASYLVSQTNLSSGNIGFALKMVIFFNRLVLYLVMEHNDLEVQANSLERIQSYIDIEHEPKPTQAGKPPAAWPTSGTLRRNLDPFGENDDATLNNALRAAGLFSLEAEEEGGRITLDSNISSAGGNLSVGQRQIIALARAIVRNSKLLILDEDHKTDLIIQSSLRNQLGADVTVLTVAHRLRTIMDADKIRGTDSYQLVLDSGKMVEFDSPRTLLGLEGGYFKSLVDESDDRESLYKIAEASLDRK; translated from the exons ATGGACTCATGGTATAACCTACCTCGTGAAGGAGGTGTAGCGTATGCGGCCCAAGAATCATGGGTCCAAAACCAGACCATCAGGGAAAATATTCTTTTTGGTTCATCGTACGATGAAATACGTTACCAGAAAG TCATTAATCAGTGCGCACTGAAGCACGATCTGGAACTCTTTGAGGCCGGAGATAACACAGAGGTCGGTGAGAAAGGATTGACTCTGAG TGGCGGACAGAAGGCACGTCTGACTCTAGCACGAGCGGTGTACTCATCGGCAGAGATACTGCTACTTGACGACATACTTGCTGCCCTTGACGTCCACAC AGCCAAAGCGGTGGTGAACGATTGTTTGAAAGGGGATTTA ACACACCATGTCACTCTCACAACTCCAATCTCCGACTACATTGTTTCAGTCGGTCTCGACGGGGTTGCTCGTGGTGCTGGCAGTGACATATCAGGCGCGATTTCACAAGGAATCGATCTGGAAGCGGATGAAAATGATCAACTCGAAAACAAGGCCGAGACTACAGTCGGTGAAGAAGTCGGGAAGAACGGAAAGCTCATTCTAGCCGAGGAAATTGAACAAGGTCGA GATTTTGGGGGTCCCAGTATGAAAATCAAAACCCGACCGATGTCCAGTTTTCATA CGGCTCTGATACTCTCCGCACTAGTTTCAACCCTTTACAACTCTGCAACTATCAGAGCATCGAGATCAGTCAACGATCAGCTAGTCGAATCTATTCTTACCTCCACATTCAG ATGGTTAGATGAGACGCCTTTGTCCAGAATTGTTGCACGATGTACTGGGGACATAGCAACAGTCGACGGGTCGATCCAAAATTCCTTCTACTTTGTCGTAGAAATCATGACTTGTATGATGGTTCAGTTGGCAATCCCAGCCGTCGTGGCGCCTATGATACTTGGGCCAGGTCTTTTGGTTGCCATTGCCGGTGTGTATGTTGCCAACACATATCTCAAAGCACAGTTATCTGTGCAGCGAGAGATGAG CAACGCACGGGCACCTGTGCTAGCTCATTTTGGGGCAGCTATGACTGGCTTAA CTTCTATACGGGCGTACGGTGCTCAAGAACTTCTGAAAGCAGAATCGTTGAGAAGGATCGACCACTATTCAAAAATCGCCCGGGTTTCCTACAACCTAAATCGATGGCTGTCCATCCGTATTGACTTTATTGGTGCCTTTTTTACGGGAGGGGTGGCGTCCTATCTGGTCTCGCAGACAAATTTGAGCTCGGGAAACATCGGTTTTGCTTTGAAAATGGTAATCTTTTTCAACAGACTTGTTCTGTATCTAGTCATGGAGCACAACGATCTCGAGGTGCAGGCTAACAG CTTGGAGAGAATACAATCatatattgatattgaacaCGAACCAAAGCCAACCCAGGCTGGTAAACCACCAGCGGCATGGCCAACCAGCG GAACCCTGCGTCGCAATTTGGATCCTTTCGGTGAAAACGATGATGCTACCTTGAATAATGCCCTCCGTGCCGCTGGTCTGTTTTCCTTGGAagcagaggaggaaggaggacgTATCACTTTAGATAGCAACATTTCAAGCGCAGGCGGGAATCTGTCGGTTGGACAACGTCAGATCATTGCACTAGCCAGAGCTATTGTCCGCAATAGCAAACTGCTCATTCTGGATGAAG ATCACAAAACCGACTTGATTATACAGTCATCTCTACGGAACCAACTTGGTGCAGATGTTACTGTATTGACCGTGGCTCATCGACTCAGGACCATTATGGATGCCGACAAAATA AGGGGTACTGACTCATACCAGCTGGTCCTGGACAGTGGAAAAATG GTCGAATTTGATTCTCCGAGAACGCTTCTCGGTTTGGAAGGGGGTTATTTCAAATCCCTCGTGGACGAAAGTGACGACAGGGAGTCGCTATATAAGATAGCTGAGGCATCTTTGGACCGGAAGTAG
- a CDS encoding ATP-binding cassette transporter abc4, which translates to MDIFRGAKKRHIVFGLLRAFRKEYSVMAFCVVGQVVLGFFSPIGINRILTYLENGGEGAIVRPWFWILCLFIGPMFNSVLFQWYIFMATKALAHAEALITQLVFEHSLRIRLASESGSDRDAKQDNDNFSGAGTPDTASVSSTNASASVSTLKDASSLLPDAKAPSTETPSASLKGKGKAPEAQAPAPVKPQQQPPRKDVSNLIGKINNLVTTDLGNITDARDFLLLVLAAPLQILACTFFLYNLLGWSSFVGLAAMIMCLPIPGYAAKLLQDVQRHRMKMTDARVQDVTEVVSVLRMVKLFGWEGDMSKRIKEKRDQELSAIWKYKILSMITGLSNVLIPNITMIATYATYTLIMKQSLTPSIIFSSVTVFSMLRIQLQRIQWQIAENIQGKVSLDRVTDFLQKTELLDSFQANLSDGPLPLVDTRNEHDIGFRNASFSWRVESDDDIQRPSRRSYRLKIEGELLFKRDCINLIVGPTGSGKTSILMALLGEMHFIQSTDSWFNLPREDGVAYAAQESWVQNETIRDNILFGSPYDEDRYRKVIYQCALDRDIELFEAGDATEVGEKGITLRDNASGGQKARITLARAIYSKAKIILLDDVLAALDVHTAVWIVNKCFRGEQTHNVAVVAPIAGFIVSLGNDGTIQAQGSDTKAILDIDQTFAHEMQENEEEISMSMKEVPSMAKKEGVSGKLVLSEEVAKGHVTWKSIKLFISALGGDYPFVFYCLLMSLYLVSNWTRAFQTWFLGYWGSQYERHSPEEVKTFLFLGFYSLIIFGSMSLSFAAYIYYTYGTMRASRTINALLVESALSSTLRWLDETPTSRIIARCTQDIRALDGPLTTQLLEMINVAISMITNFGVIIIFTPVFLSPGIAVAALALYLGNMYLRAQLSVKREKSNARSPVLAHFGAAVAGLVSVRAYGVQEAFIAESLKRIDHYTRIARVSYNLNRWVGIRINFLGNLFSVAIASYLVYGIFLGSSNTGFTLSMAAEFCSMILYWVRVFNEFEVQSNSLERIQDYIDIDHEPSPTPQGKPPAAWPTSGEIVVENLSARYSQAGPTVLHNLSFRIGSGQRVGVVGRTGSGKSSLTLALLRCIVTEGTVYYDGIDTNKINLDALRSNITIIPQTPELISGTLRRNLDPLDLHDDATLNDSLRSAGLFSIQEGMEEHRITLDTNISAGGSNLSVGERQIIALARAIIRGSKLLILDEATSAIDYKTDAVIQTTLRRKLDPGVTVITVAHRLQTIMDADVIMVLDEGHIIEFDSPKALLHKEGSKFKGMVDESGDKTALYDMAEGRSSSGY; encoded by the exons ATGGATATCTTCAGAGGAGCGAAGAAGAGACACATTGTTTTTGGCCTCCTTCGTGCTTTCC GCAAAGAATATTCTGTTATGGCATTCTGCGTTGTCGGACAAGTTGTTCTTGGATTTTTCTCACCAATCGGCATCAACAGAATTTTGAC TTATCTCGAAAATGGCGGCGAAGGGGCAATTGTGCGACCTTGGTTCTGGATTTTATGCCTTTTCATTGGCCCCATGTTCAACTCCGTGCTTTTTCAATGGTATATTTTTATGGCCACCAAAGCTCTCGCTCACGCGGAAGCTTTGATTACACAACTAGTCTTCGAGCACAGTTTACGGATCCGTCTGGCTTCAGAGTCTGGTTCTGATAGGGATGCCAAACAGGATAATGACAACTTCAGCGGCGCCGGCACACCAGACACAGCTTCTGTTAGCTCTACCAATGCTTCTGCAAGTGTGTCTACATTGAAGGATGCatcaagtttacttccagaTGCAAAGGCCCCGTCAACAGAAACGCCATCTGCATCCTTGAAGGGAAAGGGTAAGGCACCAGAAGCGCAGGCACCAGCTCCAGTCAAgccacaacaacaacctccGCGCAAGGATGTCTCTAACCTGATTGGAAAAATCAACAACTTGGTCACGACGGATCTTGGGAACATTACGGACGCtcgtgactttcttcttcttg TGCTTGCGGCGCCGCTTCAGATACTGGCATGCACATTCTTTTTATACAACTTGTTAGGATGGAG CTCTTTTGTTGGGCTTGCAGCCATGATTATGTGCCTCCCTATTCCCGGATATGCCGCGAAACTTCTACAAGACGTTCAACGACACCGAATGAAAATG ACAGATGCAAGAGTTCAAGATGTAACTGAAG TCGTGAGTGTTCTGAGGATGGTTAAACTCTTCGGCTGGGAAGGCGATATGTCCAAGAGGATTAAAGAGAAAAGGGACCAGGAGCTATCTGCTATATGGAAATATAAG ATTCTTTCAATGATTACAGGTCTTTCAAA CGTTTTGATCCCAAACATTACAATGATTGCAACATACGCTACCTACACTCTGATTATGAAGCAGAGTCTGACGC CATCGATCATCTTTTCGAGCGTGACTGTATTTTCCATGCTTAGAATACAGCTACAGCGAATACAATGGCAGATAGCTGAAAATATACAAG GCAAGGTTTCTTTGGATCGCGTGACAGATTTCTTGCAGAAAACAGAGCTTCTGGACTCATTTCAAGCCAACCTGTCTGATGGCCCGTTGCCCTTAGTGGATACCAGAAATGAACACGACATTGGCTTCAGAAATGCAAGTTTCTCATGGCGAGTTGAATCGGATGACGATATTCAAAGGCCATCTCGTCGCTCATATCGACTAAAAATTGAGGGCGAACTACTGTTTAAACGCGACTGCATCAACCTGATTGTTGGCCCGAC AGGGTCCGGTAAAACTTCGATACTGATGGCTCTCCTTG GGGAAATGCATTTTATCCAATCCACCGACTCTTGGTTCAACCTTCCGAGAGAAGATGGTGTCGCTTATGCCGCTCAGGAGTCGTGGGTCCAGAATGAAACGATTCGTGATAATATCTTATTCGGATCGCCATATGATGAAGATCGTTATCGTAAAG TCATCTACCAGTGCGCTTTAGATCGGGATATAGAATTGTTCGAAGCGGGGGATGCCACTGAGGTTGGAGAAAAGGGTATCACACTAAG AGACAATGCCAGTGGCGGACAGAAG GCACGGATCACGCTCGCTAGAGCCATTTATTCGAAGGCGAAGATCATTCTATTGGATGACGTTCTTGCAGCGCTTGACGTCCACAC AGCTGTCTGGATTGTCAACAAGTGCTTCCGAGGAGA ACAGACCCACAATGTGGCGGTGGTGGCACCCATTGCAGGCTTTATCGTTTCGCTGGGAAATGATGGGACAATACAGGCCCAAGGGTCTGACACCAAAGCTATTCTTGACATTGATCAAACATTCGCCCACGAAATGCaggaaaatgaagaagaaatctcgatgtcgatgaaagAGGTTCCCTCTATGGCTAAGAAAGAGGGGGTAAGCGGGAAGCTTGTACTGTCTGAAGAAGTTGCGAAAGGCCACGTAACGTGGAAATCTATCAAATTGTTTATATCTGCCTTGGGCGGAGACTATCCCTTCGTCTTTTATTGTTTGCTAATGAGCCTGTATCTTGTTTCCAACTGGACAAGGGCATTTCAGACATGGTTCTTAGGGTACTGGGGATCCCAATACGAGAGGCACTCACCAGAAGAAGTAAAAACATTCCT GTTCCTTGGATTTTACTCACTCATCATTTTCGGATCGATGTCCCTTTCCTTTGCAGCATACATATATTATACATATGGGACCATGCGTGCGTCCAGAACCATCAACGCGCTGCTCGTAGAATCAGCACTGTCTAGTACATTACG TTGGCTTGACGAGACCCCGACGTCAAGAATTATCGCCCGATGTACCCAGGACATACGTGCACTGGATGGGCCTCTGACCACTCAACTTCTTGAAATGATCAATGTGGCAATTAGCATGATCACGAACTTTGGTGTTATCATTATTTTCACCCCCGTGTTTCTGTCCCCAGGCATAGCTGTGGCGGCCCTTGCCTTGTACCTCGGAAATATGTATCTCAGGGCCCAGTTATCTGTtaaaagagagaaaag CAATGCCCGATCACCTGTTCTGGCTCATTTTGGCGCTGCAGTTGCTGGTTTAG TGTCCGTCCGTGCATATGGTGTTCAAGAGGCCTTTATAGCTGAATCATTGAAGCGCATCGACCACTATACACGGATTGCAAGGGTATCGTACAACCTTAACCGATGGGTTGGTATTCGGATCAATTTTCTGGGAAACCTTTTCAGTGTCGCTATAGCCTCCTACCTTGTGTACGGGATCTTCCTCGGCTCGTCCAATACCGGTTTTACATTGAGTATGGCTGCAGAATTTTGTTCAATGATTCTTTACTGGGTCAGAGTATTCAACGAATTCGAGGTTCAGTCCAACAG CCTCGAGCGCATACAAGATTATATAGATATCGATCATGAGCCATCTCCGACTCCCCAAGGCAAGCCTCCTGCCGCCTGGCCTACCAGCGGTGAAATTGTGGTCGAAAATCTCTCCGCACGATATTCCCAG GCTGGaccaactgttttgcacAATCTGTCTTTTCGCATCGGATCTGGCCAGCGTGTTGGCGTTG TTGGTAGGACAGGGAGCGGAAAG AGCTCTCTAACGCTTGCCCTTCTGCGATGCATTGTGACTGAGGGGACAGTCTATTACGATGGCATTGATACAAACAAAATTAATCTGGATGCATTGAGGTCGAATATAACCATCATTCCTCAGACG CCTGAACTAATCAGCG GAACCCTTCGAAGGAATTTGGACCCACTTGATCTGCATGATGATGCAACCTTGAACGACTCACTTCGCTCAGCTGGATTGTTCTCAATTCAAGAAGGGATGGAAGAGCACCGCATCACACTCGATACAAATATCTCAGCAGGAGGTAGTAATCTTTCAGTTGGTGAACGGCAAATTATTGCACTTGCACGTGCTATAATTCGCGGTAGTAAACTTCTTATCCTCGATGAAG CGACCTCGGCCATCG ACTATAAAACGGACGCAGTCATACAGACTACACTTCGGCGCAAGTTGGATCCTGGCGTAACGGTAATTACCGTGGCACATCGTTTACAGACAATCATGGATGCAGATGTAATT ATGGTGCTTGACGAAGGCCACATC ATTGAATTTGACTCACCCAAAGCTCTTCTCCACAAAGAGGGTAGTAAGTTCAAGGGTATGGTGGACGAGAGTGGTGATAAGACTGCCCTTTATGATATGGCTGAGGGGAGATCATCGTCGGGTTACTAA